The sequence GCGGATCATCGACATAGCGCTTCAATAAAAGCGCGTAGCCGAGCTGATGGCCAAGGTCTTCAAAGGCGCTGCGAACCTCGTGCGCAATGCCGTCCGGTGTTGGAGCCGCGCGGATTTGCATCAGCGCATCATAGGCCTTGATGCCTTCGCGGATACGGGTCTCGGCCTGCTGTTCAAGCTTGTCGATCCCTGGAATTTCGGTGGTCAGCGAGCGTGTCCCGACCAGTCCCATGACCCACGGGATATGAATGGCGTAATGCGTCTCACGCGATTGCTGGTCCGGAAAGCCGAAGGCCGTGAAGGCTGCAGGTGCCGGTTCCGTCTCCCACATTGCCTCGATTGCGGCGAGCTTCATCTTTTGGTTTTCAGTCGCCAGATAGCCGCTCTCGTCGCCGAGTACGACCACCGAGAGAGCCGAGGCAAGTCCGAAGGAGGCGGCAACCGTCATCGAGCGCTTGGCAAGCTCGATATGGCGGTCTTTCAGCAGGTACCAAGCCGAGACGCCGAGCACGAAGATCGAGGCGCAGACGTAGCCGCCAGAAACCGTATGCACGAATTTCGCCTGGGCGACGGGATTGAAGACCACGTCGAAGAAGCTCGTAATCTCCATACGCATGGTCTGCGGATTGAGCGCCGAGCCGACCGGGTTCTGCATCCAGCCGTTGGCGATCAGGATCCAGAGCGCCGAGAAGTTGGAGCCGAGCGCCACGGCCCAGGTGGCAATCAGGTGCCCCACTTTCGACAGCTTGTCCCAGCCGAAGAAGAAGAGGCCGACGAAAGTCGCTTCCAGAAAGAAGGCCATCAGCCCTTCGATCGCCAGCGGCGCACCAAAGATGTCGCCGACATAATAGCTGTAGTAGCTCCAATTCATGCCGAACTGGAACTCCATGACGATGCCGGTCGCCACGCCCAGTACGAAGTTGATGCCGAAGAGCGTGCCCCAGAATTTCGTCATCTGCCGCCAGATCTGCCTGCCGGTCATCACATAGGTGGTTTCCATGATGGCGAGCAGCACCGACAGACCGAGCGTCAGCGGCACGAACAGGAAGTGATAAAGCGCCGTCAGGGCGAACTGGAAGCGCGAGAGCGCGACGATATCTAGTTCCATTGTTTTTCTTCCACAGTCCCACAGGATGTCGAACGGGCGCCGGTCGGCGTCCGCAGTTGGCGCAGCACTCAATCCGGCCTTAGCCGCTCGAGCGCGCTTTCGAACGCCGCCTCTCCACGGCGCGATAGTTGGGTCATGCGACCGCGTTCGATGACTGCGATCTGATCGGCGATCGCAGCCTCGCGGCGGGTATGGCATGCAATGACGACGGCACGGCCGCACGCCCGTTGCTTCAGCCGGGACATGACATCGTTTGCCGTTGCGCTGTCGAGACCTTCCGTCGCCTCATCGAGCAGCCAAAGCGGCGTGTCGCGAAGGAAAAGGCGTGCAAGCGCAAGGCGACGGGACTGACCACCCGAAAGACCGAAGCCGCCTTCGCCAAGCGGCGTACCGAGCCCCTTCGGCAAGGCCTCGATATCCGAAAGCAGCCCCGCGGCGGCAAGCGCTTCGCGCAGTTCCGCGTCGCTCGCCTCCGGCTTGGCGAGCCGAAGATTGCCTTCGAGCGTATCGTGAAAGAGTTCTGTCCTTTGCGTCAGCAGCGTCGCATCGACGCATGCAGCAGTCCCGACGCGCGGCTCCACTTCGTCTGCGAGCAGCATCAGCAGTGTCGTTTTTCCGGCACCGCTCGGGCCGATGACAGCCAATGTTTCACCCAATCTCAATTCGAGGCTGATTGCATGAAGCGCATCTCCGGCCGACCCGTCATGTCTGACGCTTGCCTCCCGCAGTCCAACTGCGATGCCGGCTTCAGTGACACTTCTTTGATGGCGCAAGGTCTCTTCAGTCAGGCGCGGACCAATCCGCTTTGCTGCAACCAGGACACGGCCGAATTCCAGGGCGCCGCGTCGCAGGGCCGTGAAGGGTTCGACGGCTGCAAAGGCGATCAGCAGCCCCAATGCGGCGACCGGTGCAGTGATCGCCTTTGCTTCGGTGAGCGCCGCTACCGCAAGAAGCGAGCCGGCGAGCAGGATCGCCGTGACGAGGCCGAAGGTCAGAGTGACGCCCGTTTCGATCCGATTGAGATGACGATCGGCCCTGGCGGTATAGCGATCGGCAGCGAGAACGGACATGCATTGCGCTTCCATTCCCGATGCCATCATGAGATCTGCCTGGCCCGCGGTCAGGTCGATGGCACGCGAGCGAAGCGCCTCGATGCCGTAAGCGCGACGCCGGGCAGGCTTTCGCGCAAGGCCGCCTGCAGCGATCGGGACGCAGATCCCGCAGCCAACCAAAGCTGCACCGACCGTGAGCCCGAAGGCGGGGTGCATGATGCCCAGCGCCACGACAGCGACAACCCCAGCACCCATGGCGGCACCGATGGGAACGAGAACTCTGAGGTAGAGCGAATCCAGTGCATCGATATCGGCCGTCAGGCGAAATAGCGCTTTGGAGGGACGCCTGAGAAGATTGCGTGCGGCACCAGGTCCCGCCCAGCCGCGAAAAAGCCTCTCGCGAAGTGCCGCCAATATGCCCAGCGTTGCATCATGCGTCGTCATCCGCTCGCCGTAGCGGGCAGCCGTACGGCTGATTGCAAGCAAGCGGATTGCGGCTGCCGGCGCAAAGACGTCGAAGGCGACGGCTGCTGCAGATAGGCCGGCAATCGACGCGGCGGTGATGAACCAGCCCGACAAGCCGAGCAGCGCAAGACCCGCAAAGACCGTGACGGCAGAAAGCAAGGCACCGGCCAACAGACGACGCGGCCTGTCAAAAAAGAAAAGTTTGAGGATCGGCGCAAGCATCCGGATCAGTTTTCGCATGACACAGCAGCCTCTTTTGAGAACGGTGCATCGATGAGGATCATGCGGTCCATGCGCGCAGCAAGACGCGCATCATGCGTGGCAACGATAAGCGTCCGCTCGCTGGCAAGGGCAATCAGGCTTTCCGTGATCTCCGCAGCAGTCACTGCGTCGAGATGCGCCGTCGGTTCGTCCGCCAGGATGATGCGAATGAAAGGATTGGCGGCCGCCCGTGCGATCGCAAGTCGCAAGGCTTCGCCGCCGGAAAGACCGGCACCGCCTTCGCCCAGCGGCCGTTTGCCGTAGGCGGCCGCAACGCCGTCCAGTCTGGCAAGCGCCAAAGCCTCCTTTAGAACGCCGTAATGTCTGTGCAGCAAGACATTGCCCGCCAAGCTTCCGGCGAATATATGCGGCGTCTGGCCGATCCAGGCCATGGTGCTGCGCACGCCCGCATCGACGGGCCGGCCATCGATCAGGACTCGACCCGTCTGTGGAGGTGCCAGACCGGCGATTAGCGCAAGCAGCGTGGATTTTCCCGCGCCGCTCGCACCTGAAAGCGCGACATGCTCACCCTCTTCGATAAGACAGTTGAAGCCGGTCAGCGCGCAGGGCCGCAGGCAATCGTAACGGAAGCTGACATCGTTGAATTCAATGTCAAGCCGGTCAAAGCCCGGCGCCGGGCCGGTGCTGTGCGTATCGACGATCTCAATACCGCCGCACTCGCCGAGGCTGTCCAGCGCCTTTATCGCCGCTTCTCCGGCAGCACGGTCGTGCCAAACGGCGGAAAGTTCGCGCAACGGTTCGAAAAAGGCGGGTGCGAGAAGAAGTATGAAAAACCCTTCGGTCAGGCTGATCTTGCCCGACCACGTCCCGAAGTGAATTTCGCCGAGGAGGCTGAAGCCCACATAGACGGCGACCATTGCAACGCCAAGCGCAGCAAAGAGCTCCAGCACGGCCGAGGAGAGAAAGGCGATTTTAAGTACCGCCATGGTGCGTGTCTTGAGGTCTTCAGCATCTGCCCGCAGCCGCGTGGCAGTCAGCTCGACTGCATTGAAGGAGCGTATCGTGGCCAGCCCACGGAGCCGGTCGAGAAGGAATGCATTGAGCTTGCCTGTTGCAGCGAGCTGCTTTTCGCTTGCAACCTGTGCGCGCCAGCCGATGAGTGCCATGAAAAGCGGTATAAGCGGCATAGAAATGAAGAGCGCGAGCGCGGCAACCCAGGAGATCGCTAGCACGCAAACAAGCATGACGACAGGGATGACGCTCGCCTTGATGCGCGCGGGAAAATAGCGCGCGAGGTAGGGAACGACAAGCTCCGCCTGCTCGCCGAGAACGCTCGCAACTTGCCCGGAAGCAGGACGTGTGCCGTCGATCGGCGATCGCCGGGCAAGCGCTGCAACGGCAAACTGTCTCCTCACACTCAGTTCGGTCCGCGCGCTGTCGAGGGCAATCTGGCCGCCAACCGCGTCAAGCAGCGCCTTTGCAATTCCGAGTGTCAACACAAAAAAGGCGGGCCAAAGGACATGACTGAGACCGTCGCCATCTGCAATACGCCCGACGGCATGAGCAAGCAGACCAGCTTGCGGGATCCACAAGAAAGAGGCAGCGGTTTGAAGCGAAGCGGCATGACGAAGACATAAAGGCCGGGCCGAGCGGGCCGGCAAGCCAGTCTTTGACGCTCCGGCTGCATGGGCTTTTGCCTCGTCGAACAAAGCGGTCCCCATAGCGCTAGCTCTTGTTGGCGGGCCGGCGGCCACGGCCGAGTGAAACCACCCGGTCCTTGGCTTCCAGAAGCTTCGTAACTTTTGCTCCTAAGGAGAGTAGCGTTGCGAGGCGTTCCGTTTCAAGCTGTTTCACATCCTCGTACCAATGCGTCAGCTGCTCGATCAGACCGTGCATTTCGCTCATCCGCTCCTGGGCGAAGCGTTCGGCTTCGCTCGCCGGCCTTTGCATCAGGATTTCGCGCAGAACCGAGAGCGTTGGATCGACCTCGCGCTTCTTCCGCTCTTCAGCAAGGGTGCGCAGGATGTGCCAGACATCATCAGGTGTCGTGAAGAAATCCCTGCGGTCGTCAGGTCGATGTTTCAAAAGCACGAGGTTCCATGCCTGCAGCTCCCTCAGGCTCATCGACACATTCGATCTCGAGATGTTGAGCGCATCGACGATCTCATCGGCGCAAAGCGGCGATGGCGAAACATAAAGAAGCGCATAAATCTGGCCGACCGTGCGATTGATGCCCCAACGCGAGCCCATCTCACCGAAATGCAGAACGAAGGATTGAACGAGCGGCGGGAGGTTCATTGGCGATTCCGTTATTTCTAAACTTTCAGAAATTTCTGAAACTATTATACGTCTGTTTTCGCAGCCCTCAATCGATCAAACCGGGCTGCGGCAATTTGGTGATGTCTTCTCGATACCTCTACGTCTCTGGGCGGCACAAAAATCCAGCGCGGACTTCGAAAGAGCCGATAGGAACGAAATGAAACGGGCCGGAGGACTTGTCGCAGGAGATGGCCCAGACGGACCCGGAGGCTCGTTTTTGCTGGCAGCGTGCTGCCACTGATGAAAAGAGCAGGGCCGATCTGAGCCCCACCTCATGGCAGATGGCAAAATTTACAGTCGATCGAAGCGCTCTCGCCACGACGCCGCCATCGCCGGGCCAGGGCGCAGTTTAGCACTGACAAGGAGCGAGATTGCTTTGGAACTTGTTTGATCCGCTCAAAAGTGATCGAGGAACATGCAGTGCCGAATGGAAAATTGGCGGTCTAGTCCCTGAACGCCGCACGCGTGTCATATCTTGCAATGCGTGAAAGGAGGTAATCGATCTCGGCCTTTGCTCTCATTGAAATGTTTCCCGCGGGCTTTCGCTGAGAGTCGCTGGCGATCGCGCCGCGCTTGTTGAGGACATATTTGCGCACGGCAAGCCCAACTCCCGGCTGCTGCTCATAGCGAACGAGCGGCAGATGTGCATCGAAGAGGTCATGTGCCGCCTCGCGGTTTCCGGTCTGCTGGAAATTCACGACGTCGACCAGCATATCGGGGAAGGCGTAACCGGTCATCGCGCCATCGGCACCGCGCTCCATCTCGAAATCGAGAAACAGCCCGCCGTTGCCGCAAAGGATCGAAATGTCGCGCATCTCGTTCGCTTTTTGCGCTGCCCGCAACTGGGAAATCTTCTCGAGCCCCGGCCAGTCTTCGTGCTTCAGCATCACGCAGGACGGGTGATTGTTGACGATCTTCTGGATGACGCCAGGCGTCATCACCACGGTCAGTGTCAGCGGATAGTCCTGGATGACGAAGGGAACATCATCGCCGATCGCCTCGACCGCCTGGGCATAGTAGCCGACGATCTGATCATCCGTCCGAAGAGACGGCGGTGGGGCGATCATGACGCCCTGGGCGCCAATATCCATGGCGCCGCGCGCGAGTGAACGCATCGCCGCAAATCCCGGCGCCGAGACACCGACGATCACCGGAACGCCGGCGCGCTTCACGACCTGCCGGGTGATTGCAAGCGACTCCTCCGGCTCAAGCTTCGGCGCTTCGCCCATGATCCCAAGTATGGTAAGCCCGCTCACGCCGCACCCGAGATAGAAATCGGTGAGCCGGTCAACCGACACCTGATCCAGCCGCCCGTCCGGATGAAACGGCGTTGCGGCGATGGCATAGACGCCCTTGGCTGTCTGATCGAGCTTCATTGCGCACTCTCCTTTTTTGCCGGAATTTAGGGGTAGTCACCTTTCCGATCAATTGAAATGCGTCGTTTGCAGGGATCGCGCTTAAGTGCAAGAGCGCTGTTGCAGGGCCTGCCGCGCCTGTTTAAGACAGTCCAGCAATTTACGAGTCTGGATCTTCTTCATGTTCGATATTTTATGGCGCGGGATTGGTATGGGGATCGGTGCGACCTTGCTCATGGATATTTGGGCAATCGTCCTTTTCCGGGTTTTCGGTCAGGGGCCCGCCAACTGGGCGCCTGTCGGACGGTGGTTCTGGCACCTCGGGCGCGGCAAGGTATTTCACGACAATATCGCCAATGCAGAACCCTATAGACACGAGCTGGCAATCGGGTGGATCGGCCATTATGCGACCGGCATCATCTATGGCCTTGCTCTTGCGGCTATCATGGGTCCATCCTGGCTGGCAGCACCGACTTTCCTGCCCGCCTGGATCCTCGGTATTGTCACGGTCGGGGCCGGCTGGTTCCTGCTGCAGCCCGGACTTGGCATCGGCTGGGCAGCGTCGAAGACACCGAACCCGAACAAGGTGCGTGCGCTCAATCTGATCGCGCATACCGTCTTCGCCATCGGGCTCTACGGCACGGCGCTTTTGATCGCCTGAGGGCACAAGACCGCAAGGAGGCTCAGTGAAGCATCTTTACGCAATCGGCATCGGCACCGGAAATCCGGAGCACATGACCATTCAGGCGATCAACGCCATGAACGGCGCCGAATTCGTGTTCATTCCCACAAAAGGTGCACAGAAAGAAGAGCTTGCAGATGTCCGCCGCGAAATCTGTGAGCGGTATCTTAAGCAGGCGGATGGAAAGATCATCGAATTTGCGGTGCCTCTTCGCGAAACGAAGGAGCGCAGCTATGGGCAAAGCGTCGATGAATGGCACGCCACAATTGCTGAGACCTATTGTCATCTGATCAATGAGTTGCCTGAAAATGGCACGGCTGCCTTCCTTGTATGGGGCGATCCGAGTCTTTACGACAGCACATTGCGCATCCTGGAACGGGTGCGGGACAAAGTGGATTTCGATCTCACCGTCATCCCGGGCATTACCAGCATTCAGGCGCTTGCCGCCAGCCACCGCGTTCCAATCAATCTCGTGGGCAAGCCTGTGGAGATTACGACTGGCCGAAGGCTCGCCGAAGAGGGGCTCAAGAGGGAAAGTACGGTCGTGATGCTCGATGGGATCCAGGCGTTTACGAAGATCGACGACCCTGATGCGGAGATCTTCTGGGGAGCCTATCTTGGCACGCAGGACGAAATCATCCGGTCCGGGCGGCTCGGCGACGTCGCCGATGACATCGTAACGATCCGGGCCAAAGCGCGCGAACGGCACGGTTGGATCATGGATATCTACCTGCTGCGCAAAGCCCGCGACGTTCACGACTAGCCCGGCAGGTCGAGTCGGGGCGCTTTACCGCAAGCGTGCCGCCCCGTAAAGGCATGCATGAAAGGACGAGCCATGGGGTTTGCCGGCGAAAGAGAGATCGACATGGAAGGGCGTGCAATTGCCGCACCAGGCTCGCGCCGAGGCGCCTGTCCGACGCTTGCTGCACCCATGGCGACCGGTGATGGCCTTCTCGCACGGCTGCGTCCAGCCGGGGGTGCGCTGACGCCTTCGCAATTGAACATGCTTGCAGTCTCCGCAGCGGCAAACGGCAACGGCGTTTTGGAAATCACTGGGCGGGGAAGTCTGCAAGTGCGCGGACTGCGGCCGGAAACTGTCGGGCGGCTCGCCGCTGATGTTGATGCGGCTGGGATCCTCGTGCCCGCAGGTCCGCCGATCGAGCTGTCGCCATTGCATGGCATCGACCCGGGTGAGATAGGAAATGCCGCCGCGATCGAAGCCCGGCTGCGAAATGAGCACAAGATCGCGCTGTCTTCACCACTCTTGGCCCCGAAGCTCTCCATCATCGTCGACGGTGGGGGACGTTTCGGTCTATCCGGTCTATCGGCCGATATCCGCGTTGACGCTCTGGACGAAGGCCGTTGGTTGGTCGCGATCGACGGTGATGCAAAAGCGGCAAAGCCGGTTTGTATCGGTTCCGCAGACGACGCCGCCCGGGCGGTCGGGCGATTGCTGGCGATGCTCATGGAAATCGGCAAGAATTCTCGAGCGCGCGACATTGGACCGACTGCATTGCGCGAAGTGTTTCCGGCAATGGAATTGCAATTTGCCGCCGGACCAAATTCGCAAATGCCGAGGCCCGGCCTTCATCAGCTTTGCGATGACAGCGCGGTCCTTGGCCTCAGACCGCGTTTCGGCCAGATGAAGGCTAGTGCCCTATCACGATTCCTGGGACAGACCGAGCCCCTCGGTGCGGCGGAAATTCGCCTGGCACCGGGCCGCCAGTTCTTCGTCACGGGCTGCAGCACGGAGGCGGCGAAGGCGTTGCAGGCAGCGGCAAAGGATTATGGCTTCAGCTCCGATGCCGATGATCCATCTGCAAATATTGCCGCTTGCGCCGGTGCGGGTGCCTGCGCCTCCGGCTTTTATGAAACGAGGATGCGAGCACAGCATTTGCTGCGGCATTCACCGGTTCTTTTCGATGGATCGCTTACGTTTCATCTCTCGGGTTGTTCCAAGGGATGCGCTCATCCGCGACCGGCGCTGGCGTTGACTGGAATGGCGAGCGGTTATGGTATTGTGTTGAGCGGACTTGCAGGCGACAGCCCTGATGCAACGATTGCTGGCGGCAAGATTGATTTCGCTATAGAGAAGCTCGCCCGGCTGGTCGAGAACAACAAGAGCGCTGACGAATCGGCTGCTGCCTGCCTGACGCGGCTTGGCCCCCAGACGATCGTGAAGGCGCTGAAACAGGAATAGGAATGCCAGATTACGATTATATCCGCAGCGGCGAGGCGATCTACGAGCGCTCCTTTGCGATTATCCGCAGCGAAGCCGACCTCTCGCGCTTTTCGACGGAAGAGGCCGAGATTGCCGTGCGCATGATCCATGCCTGCGGGCTGGTCGAAGCCGCGACATATTTCGACTTTTCGCCGGGTTTCGTCGATGCAGCGCGCGGCGCGCTCAAAAAGGGCGCAGCGATCTTCTGCGACGCGGAAATGGTCGCCCACGGCATCACACGCGCCCGGCTGCCAGAAAACAATGACGTGATCTGCACTCTGCGCGACCCCCGCACTCCGCAAATGGCAGAAGCAAGCGCCAACACGCGTTCGGCGGCGGCCGTCGACCTTTGGATCGATCGTCTGGCCGGCAGCGTTGTCGCGATAGGCAATGCGCCAACGGCACTCTTCCACCTTCTTGAACGATTGCGCGGCGGCGCACCGCGGCCGGCGGCCATCATCGGCATGCCGGTCGGCTTCGTCGGTGCGGCAGAATCAAAGGACGCGTTGGCGGAAAATTCCTATGGCGTGCCCTTCGCGATCGTTCGCGGTCGCCTGGGCGGCAGTGCGATGACTGCCGCCGCAATCAACGCGCTGGCGAGGTCGGGACTATGACCAGGCCAAGCCGACTGATCGGCGTCGGAACGGGTCCAGGCGACCCAGATCTGTTGACAATCAAGGCAAAGAAAGCGATCGAAGCTGCGGATGTCATTGCCTATTTCGCCAAACAGGGCAGGGCCGGCAACGGCCGGGCGGTCGTCCAGCACTTGATCAGTCCCGAGACAGAACTGCTGCCGCTCTACTATCCGGTGACCACTGAAATCGAAAAAAGCGAGACGTTCTATCAAAGCCAGATCACTGCCTTCTACGATGATTCTGCAGCCGCGGTCGCAGCGCGCCTCGATGCGGGAAGAACCGTTGCTGTCCTCAGCGAAGGCGATCCGATGTTCTACGGATCCTATATGCACCTGCATGTGCGCCTTGCCGGTCGCTATCCGACCGAGGTGATTCCGGGCATCAGCGCCATGTCCGGTTGCTGGTCGCTTGCCGGCATGCCGATCGTGCAAGGTGACGATGTCCTTTCCGTGCTGCCGGGCACCATGGCCGAAGCGGAACTGACCCGGCGGCTTGCCGATACCCAGGCAGCCGTCATTATGAAGGTCGGCCGCAATCTTCCGAAGATCCGCCGCGCTCTTGAAGCAGCAGGGCGTCTTAGCGAAGCCGTCTATGTCGAGCGTGGGACGATGGCGAATGCCGCAATGGCGAAGCTTGCGGAGCGGCCGGAGGGTGACGCGCCGTATTTCTCGCTGGTGCTGGTACCAGGCTGGGAGGCAAGTCGATGAGTGGAATCCTGTTCGTCATTGGCACCGGTCCTGGCAGCCCACAGCAGATGACACCGGAAGCGCATTCAGCGGTTTCGGCCTCGACCGATTTCTTCGGCTATGGGCCCTATCTGGACCGGCTGCAGCTTCGCGCCCACCAAAATCGTCATTCTTCCGACAATCGCGAGGAGATGAGGCGGGCAGCGGATGCTTTGACGATGGCGGCAGGCGGCCGCAAGGTCTGCATCGTCTCCGGCGGCGATCCCGGTGTGTTCGCCATGGCAGCGGCAGTCTGCGAGGCAATCGACACAGGTCCGGCCGAATGGCGTTCCGTCGAACTGGTCGTCGTTCCGGGCATCACCGCAATGCTTGCGGTTGCTGCGCGTGTCGGCGCCCCGCTCGGCCACGACTTCTGCGCAAT is a genomic window of Rhizobium etli 8C-3 containing:
- the cobF gene encoding precorrin-6A synthase (deacetylating) — translated: MKHLYAIGIGTGNPEHMTIQAINAMNGAEFVFIPTKGAQKEELADVRREICERYLKQADGKIIEFAVPLRETKERSYGQSVDEWHATIAETYCHLINELPENGTAAFLVWGDPSLYDSTLRILERVRDKVDFDLTVIPGITSIQALAASHRVPINLVGKPVEITTGRRLAEEGLKRESTVVMLDGIQAFTKIDDPDAEIFWGAYLGTQDEIIRSGRLGDVADDIVTIRAKARERHGWIMDIYLLRKARDVHD
- a CDS encoding GbsR/MarR family transcriptional regulator; translated protein: MNLPPLVQSFVLHFGEMGSRWGINRTVGQIYALLYVSPSPLCADEIVDALNISRSNVSMSLRELQAWNLVLLKHRPDDRRDFFTTPDDVWHILRTLAEERKKREVDPTLSVLREILMQRPASEAERFAQERMSEMHGLIEQLTHWYEDVKQLETERLATLLSLGAKVTKLLEAKDRVVSLGRGRRPANKS
- the cobG gene encoding precorrin-3B synthase; the encoded protein is MGFAGEREIDMEGRAIAAPGSRRGACPTLAAPMATGDGLLARLRPAGGALTPSQLNMLAVSAAANGNGVLEITGRGSLQVRGLRPETVGRLAADVDAAGILVPAGPPIELSPLHGIDPGEIGNAAAIEARLRNEHKIALSSPLLAPKLSIIVDGGGRFGLSGLSADIRVDALDEGRWLVAIDGDAKAAKPVCIGSADDAARAVGRLLAMLMEIGKNSRARDIGPTALREVFPAMELQFAAGPNSQMPRPGLHQLCDDSAVLGLRPRFGQMKASALSRFLGQTEPLGAAEIRLAPGRQFFVTGCSTEAAKALQAAAKDYGFSSDADDPSANIAACAGAGACASGFYETRMRAQHLLRHSPVLFDGSLTFHLSGCSKGCAHPRPALALTGMASGYGIVLSGLAGDSPDATIAGGKIDFAIEKLARLVENNKSADESAAACLTRLGPQTIVKALKQE
- the cydD gene encoding thiol reductant ABC exporter subunit CydD, which produces MGTALFDEAKAHAAGASKTGLPARSARPLCLRHAASLQTAASFLWIPQAGLLAHAVGRIADGDGLSHVLWPAFFVLTLGIAKALLDAVGGQIALDSARTELSVRRQFAVAALARRSPIDGTRPASGQVASVLGEQAELVVPYLARYFPARIKASVIPVVMLVCVLAISWVAALALFISMPLIPLFMALIGWRAQVASEKQLAATGKLNAFLLDRLRGLATIRSFNAVELTATRLRADAEDLKTRTMAVLKIAFLSSAVLELFAALGVAMVAVYVGFSLLGEIHFGTWSGKISLTEGFFILLLAPAFFEPLRELSAVWHDRAAGEAAIKALDSLGECGGIEIVDTHSTGPAPGFDRLDIEFNDVSFRYDCLRPCALTGFNCLIEEGEHVALSGASGAGKSTLLALIAGLAPPQTGRVLIDGRPVDAGVRSTMAWIGQTPHIFAGSLAGNVLLHRHYGVLKEALALARLDGVAAAYGKRPLGEGGAGLSGGEALRLAIARAAANPFIRIILADEPTAHLDAVTAAEITESLIALASERTLIVATHDARLAARMDRMILIDAPFSKEAAVSCEN
- a CDS encoding cytochrome ubiquinol oxidase subunit I, translating into MELDIVALSRFQFALTALYHFLFVPLTLGLSVLLAIMETTYVMTGRQIWRQMTKFWGTLFGINFVLGVATGIVMEFQFGMNWSYYSYYVGDIFGAPLAIEGLMAFFLEATFVGLFFFGWDKLSKVGHLIATWAVALGSNFSALWILIANGWMQNPVGSALNPQTMRMEITSFFDVVFNPVAQAKFVHTVSGGYVCASIFVLGVSAWYLLKDRHIELAKRSMTVAASFGLASALSVVVLGDESGYLATENQKMKLAAIEAMWETEPAPAAFTAFGFPDQQSRETHYAIHIPWVMGLVGTRSLTTEIPGIDKLEQQAETRIREGIKAYDALMQIRAAPTPDGIAHEVRSAFEDLGHQLGYALLLKRYVDDPRQATDEQIVQAARDTIPHVPTLFWSFRVMVGLGMFFIVLTAVFFWLSARRHLDKYPLLLRVAVFAIPLPWIAIEAGWIVAEIGRQPWVIEGVLPTAMAVSSLGASTVLATIIGFAALYTTLIVVEMSLMIKAIRQGPDPDEEPDAALISETIVPAAE
- a CDS encoding amino acid ABC transporter ATP-binding/permease protein; translated protein: MRKLIRMLAPILKLFFFDRPRRLLAGALLSAVTVFAGLALLGLSGWFITAASIAGLSAAAVAFDVFAPAAAIRLLAISRTAARYGERMTTHDATLGILAALRERLFRGWAGPGAARNLLRRPSKALFRLTADIDALDSLYLRVLVPIGAAMGAGVVAVVALGIMHPAFGLTVGAALVGCGICVPIAAGGLARKPARRRAYGIEALRSRAIDLTAGQADLMMASGMEAQCMSVLAADRYTARADRHLNRIETGVTLTFGLVTAILLAGSLLAVAALTEAKAITAPVAALGLLIAFAAVEPFTALRRGALEFGRVLVAAKRIGPRLTEETLRHQRSVTEAGIAVGLREASVRHDGSAGDALHAISLELRLGETLAVIGPSGAGKTTLLMLLADEVEPRVGTAACVDATLLTQRTELFHDTLEGNLRLAKPEASDAELREALAAAGLLSDIEALPKGLGTPLGEGGFGLSGGQSRRLALARLFLRDTPLWLLDEATEGLDSATANDVMSRLKQRACGRAVVIACHTRREAAIADQIAVIERGRMTQLSRRGEAAFESALERLRPD
- a CDS encoding dihydrodipicolinate synthase family protein yields the protein MKLDQTAKGVYAIAATPFHPDGRLDQVSVDRLTDFYLGCGVSGLTILGIMGEAPKLEPEESLAITRQVVKRAGVPVIVGVSAPGFAAMRSLARGAMDIGAQGVMIAPPPSLRTDDQIVGYYAQAVEAIGDDVPFVIQDYPLTLTVVMTPGVIQKIVNNHPSCVMLKHEDWPGLEKISQLRAAQKANEMRDISILCGNGGLFLDFEMERGADGAMTGYAFPDMLVDVVNFQQTGNREAAHDLFDAHLPLVRYEQQPGVGLAVRKYVLNKRGAIASDSQRKPAGNISMRAKAEIDYLLSRIARYDTRAAFRD
- a CDS encoding DUF2938 domain-containing protein, coding for MFDILWRGIGMGIGATLLMDIWAIVLFRVFGQGPANWAPVGRWFWHLGRGKVFHDNIANAEPYRHELAIGWIGHYATGIIYGLALAAIMGPSWLAAPTFLPAWILGIVTVGAGWFLLQPGLGIGWAASKTPNPNKVRALNLIAHTVFAIGLYGTALLIA
- a CDS encoding precorrin-8X methylmutase, whose product is MPDYDYIRSGEAIYERSFAIIRSEADLSRFSTEEAEIAVRMIHACGLVEAATYFDFSPGFVDAARGALKKGAAIFCDAEMVAHGITRARLPENNDVICTLRDPRTPQMAEASANTRSAAAVDLWIDRLAGSVVAIGNAPTALFHLLERLRGGAPRPAAIIGMPVGFVGAAESKDALAENSYGVPFAIVRGRLGGSAMTAAAINALARSGL
- a CDS encoding precorrin-2 C(20)-methyltransferase, with the protein product MTRPSRLIGVGTGPGDPDLLTIKAKKAIEAADVIAYFAKQGRAGNGRAVVQHLISPETELLPLYYPVTTEIEKSETFYQSQITAFYDDSAAAVAARLDAGRTVAVLSEGDPMFYGSYMHLHVRLAGRYPTEVIPGISAMSGCWSLAGMPIVQGDDVLSVLPGTMAEAELTRRLADTQAAVIMKVGRNLPKIRRALEAAGRLSEAVYVERGTMANAAMAKLAERPEGDAPYFSLVLVPGWEASR
- a CDS encoding precorrin-3B C(17)-methyltransferase, translated to MSGILFVIGTGPGSPQQMTPEAHSAVSASTDFFGYGPYLDRLQLRAHQNRHSSDNREEMRRAADALTMAAGGRKVCIVSGGDPGVFAMAAAVCEAIDTGPAEWRSVELVVVPGITAMLAVAARVGAPLGHDFCAISLSDNLKSWEIIEKRLTLAAKAGFVIALYNPISKARPWQLGKAFELLRAQLPQQTPVIFGRAAGRPDEKIIIQPLGDAHASIADMATCIIIGSPETRIISGGGRPELVYTPRSMAGGNS